One region of Pararhizobium qamdonense genomic DNA includes:
- the xdhB gene encoding xanthine dehydrogenase molybdopterin binding subunit has translation MNVMQPIDRIRGGVHENERHESGHKHVTGTAEYIDDMPEPAGTLHAYLGLSQRAHAQILSIDFAAVTSAPGVIGVLTAEDITGENDVSPAHKHDDPVFATDKVEFHGQPIFAVIAETRDAARRAAAKVTIEYQDLPHVTDVLEAAAANYPLVIDPLKLERGDIAAGFAKAKHVLEGEMRIGGQDHFYLEGHISFAIPGEDDEITLYSSTQHPSETQHMVGQVLGVASNAVTINVRRMGGAFGGKETQANLFAAVAALAARKYRCAVKIRPDRDDDMTATGKRHDFHVGYKVGFDDDGRIEAVDATFSARCGFSADLSGPVTDRALFHADNCYFYPHVRLRSRPLKTNTVSNTAFRGFGGPQGMVGGERMIEDVAYALGKDPLDIRKLNFYGGEGRNLTPYHQTVEDNIIGRIIEELETSCDYAARREEVLAFNRKSQIIKRGIALTPVKFGISFTKTEYNQAGALVHVYADGSIHLNHGGTEMGQGLYTKVAQVVADEFQVDLNRIKVTATTTGKVPNTSATAASSGSDLNGMAAANAAQQIKARLVTFAAERWGVGERDIAFEPNTIRIGAERFAFADFIKLAYGARIQLSAAGFYKTPKIHWNRSEGRGRPFFYYAYGASCSEVSVDTLTGEYQVDRTDVLHDVGKSLNPALDIGQVEGAFVQGMGWLTTEELWWDAKGRLRTHAPSTYKIPLASDRPRIFNVKLAEWSVNREDTIRRSKAVGEPPFMLPISVLEAISMAAASVAEYRIAPRIDAPATPERVLLAIERLRRAAKNG, from the coding sequence AGCCTATCGACCGCATCCGCGGCGGCGTCCACGAAAACGAACGGCACGAATCCGGCCACAAGCATGTGACGGGAACCGCCGAATATATCGACGATATGCCCGAACCCGCAGGCACCCTGCACGCCTATCTCGGCCTGTCGCAGCGCGCCCATGCGCAGATCCTGTCGATCGATTTTGCGGCGGTGACATCCGCGCCGGGCGTTATCGGCGTGCTCACCGCCGAGGATATTACCGGCGAAAACGACGTCAGCCCGGCGCACAAGCATGACGATCCGGTTTTTGCCACCGACAAGGTCGAGTTTCACGGTCAGCCTATTTTCGCCGTCATCGCCGAAACCCGCGATGCCGCCCGCCGCGCCGCCGCGAAGGTCACGATCGAATATCAGGACCTGCCGCATGTGACCGATGTGCTGGAGGCCGCCGCCGCCAATTATCCGCTGGTCATCGATCCCCTGAAGCTGGAGCGCGGCGATATCGCCGCCGGTTTTGCAAAGGCAAAGCATGTGCTCGAAGGCGAGATGCGGATCGGCGGGCAGGATCACTTCTATCTCGAGGGCCACATTTCCTTTGCCATCCCTGGTGAGGACGACGAAATCACGCTCTATTCCTCGACCCAGCATCCAAGCGAAACCCAGCACATGGTCGGCCAGGTGCTCGGCGTCGCTTCCAATGCCGTGACCATCAACGTGCGCCGCATGGGCGGAGCCTTTGGCGGCAAGGAAACGCAGGCGAACCTGTTTGCCGCCGTCGCAGCACTCGCCGCAAGGAAATATCGCTGCGCGGTGAAAATCCGCCCGGACCGCGACGACGACATGACGGCCACCGGCAAGCGCCACGATTTCCATGTCGGCTACAAGGTTGGCTTCGACGATGACGGCCGGATCGAGGCCGTTGACGCGACGTTCTCCGCCCGTTGCGGGTTCTCGGCCGATCTTTCCGGCCCGGTCACCGATCGCGCACTGTTCCATGCCGACAATTGCTACTTCTATCCGCATGTCCGGCTGCGCTCGCGGCCGCTGAAGACCAATACCGTTTCGAACACCGCCTTCCGCGGCTTCGGCGGACCGCAGGGCATGGTCGGCGGCGAGCGGATGATCGAGGACGTGGCCTATGCACTCGGCAAGGATCCGCTCGACATCCGCAAGCTGAATTTCTACGGCGGCGAGGGGCGCAACCTCACGCCCTATCACCAGACCGTCGAAGACAATATCATCGGCCGGATCATCGAGGAGCTGGAGACGTCCTGCGATTATGCGGCACGGCGCGAAGAAGTGCTCGCCTTCAACCGCAAGAGCCAGATCATCAAGCGTGGTATCGCGCTGACGCCGGTGAAGTTCGGCATCTCCTTCACCAAGACGGAATATAACCAGGCCGGCGCGCTCGTGCATGTCTATGCGGATGGCTCGATCCATCTCAACCACGGCGGCACGGAAATGGGGCAGGGGCTCTACACCAAGGTCGCGCAGGTGGTGGCCGATGAATTCCAGGTCGATCTCAACCGGATCAAGGTGACGGCGACGACGACCGGCAAGGTGCCGAACACGTCGGCCACGGCGGCCTCTTCCGGCTCCGACCTCAACGGCATGGCCGCCGCCAATGCGGCCCAGCAGATCAAGGCACGGCTGGTGACGTTTGCGGCCGAGCGCTGGGGCGTCGGCGAGCGGGATATCGCCTTCGAGCCCAACACGATCCGCATCGGCGCTGAGCGCTTCGCCTTTGCCGATTTCATCAAGCTCGCCTATGGAGCGCGCATCCAGCTGTCGGCTGCCGGTTTCTATAAGACGCCGAAGATTCACTGGAATCGTTCGGAAGGCCGGGGCCGGCCATTCTTTTATTATGCGTATGGTGCGTCATGTTCCGAGGTCAGCGTTGATACGCTGACGGGCGAATATCAGGTCGATCGTACCGATGTCCTGCATGATGTCGGCAAGTCGCTCAATCCGGCGCTGGATATCGGCCAGGTCGAGGGCGCTTTCGTCCAGGGCATGGGCTGGCTGACGACGGAGGAATTGTGGTGGGATGCCAAAGGGCGGCTGCGTACCCATGCGCCGTCGACCTACAAGATCCCGCTCGCTTCCGATCGTCCCCGCATCTTCAACGTCAAGCTGGCCGAATGGTCGGTCAACCGCGAGGACACCATCCGCCGCTCCAAGGCCGTCGGCGAGCCGCCTTTCATGCTGCCGATTTCGGTTCTGGAAGCAATCTCGATGGCGGCGGCGAGCGTTGCGGAGTATCGTATCGCACCGCGCATCGATGCGCCGGCGACACCGGAACGGGTCTTGCTTGCCATCGAGCGGTTGCGCCGCGCGGCAAAGAACGGGTGA
- the xdhC gene encoding xanthine dehydrogenase accessory protein XdhC: MAAKREDIREFLRREPDCVFVEVTGAAGSTPRDTDAWMLVAADCIFGTIGGGQLEYMAIDHARRALRHGRPAEAMSVPLGPEIGQCCGGRVGLSFTAMTTELAMFLIARSDREMASRPHVYVFGAGHVGDALAMALSLVPLRIILVDTREEELSASNIPGIETCLTAMPEALVRDAPAGSSFVVLTHDHALDFLITAEALRRQDAAYVGMIGSKTKRATFKNWLSREVGRPELFDRLICPIGGTAVKDKRPAVIAALAAAEIMTAALNCGNGSDLRLQSSRNAPAKASALR; the protein is encoded by the coding sequence ATGGCTGCCAAGCGCGAAGACATCAGGGAATTCCTGCGCCGCGAACCGGACTGCGTGTTCGTCGAGGTAACGGGTGCTGCCGGCTCGACACCGCGTGATACCGATGCCTGGATGCTGGTGGCGGCCGATTGCATCTTCGGCACGATCGGTGGCGGGCAGCTCGAATATATGGCGATCGACCACGCGCGGCGGGCCCTTCGCCATGGTCGTCCGGCCGAAGCCATGAGCGTTCCACTCGGACCCGAAATCGGCCAATGCTGCGGCGGCCGGGTCGGACTTTCCTTTACGGCGATGACCACGGAGCTCGCCATGTTTCTCATCGCCCGCAGCGACCGCGAAATGGCGTCGCGTCCGCATGTCTACGTGTTCGGCGCCGGTCATGTCGGCGATGCGCTGGCCATGGCGCTGTCGCTGGTTCCCTTGCGCATCATTCTCGTCGATACCCGCGAAGAGGAACTTTCCGCATCGAACATTCCAGGTATTGAAACCTGCCTGACGGCGATGCCTGAAGCCTTGGTCCGCGACGCCCCGGCGGGCAGTTCCTTCGTTGTCCTCACCCATGATCACGCGCTGGATTTTTTGATCACCGCCGAGGCGCTTCGCCGCCAGGACGCCGCTTATGTCGGCATGATCGGCTCGAAGACGAAGCGCGCGACCTTCAAGAACTGGCTTTCCCGCGAAGTCGGCCGCCCCGAACTTTTTGACCGCCTGATCTGCCCGATCGGCGGCACGGCCGTGAAGGACAAGCGGCCAGCGGTGATTGCGGCTCTGGCAGCGGCGGAGATCATGACGGCGGCGTTGAATTGCGGCAATGGCAGCGATCTTCGGCTGCAGAGCAGCAGAAACGCGCCGGCCAAAGCGAGCGCGTTGCGCTGA
- a CDS encoding type II toxin-antitoxin system Phd/YefM family antitoxin yields the protein MSSTAVSRNPKAAKRAADEQPLVITEQGEPRYVLLNYKDFQQNFNKQMSLLEALADPLSRFDNDFQPERIDFSGRDFSF from the coding sequence ATGAGCAGTACCGCCGTCAGCAGAAACCCTAAGGCAGCGAAGAGAGCGGCTGACGAGCAGCCGCTTGTCATCACGGAACAGGGCGAACCCCGCTATGTCTTGCTCAACTACAAGGATTTCCAGCAGAATTTCAATAAGCAAATGAGCCTGCTCGAAGCGCTTGCAGATCCACTTTCCCGATTCGACAATGATTTCCAGCCGGAAAGAATTGATTTTTCCGGTCGCGACTTTTCTTTTTGA
- a CDS encoding LysR family transcriptional regulator: MSYLDNIRVFVRVVELGTLSSAGRDQRVTPAVASNRIKELERHLGVRLFNRTTRKLSPTEHGRVFYLGAVKIIEAVNEAESAIADLSHNPKGSLRITAPLGIGRRLIASGIPEFHDKYPDIEVRLRLSDHNVDILSEGVDVAFKLGVLEDSNLRMRGILNCQRVVCAAPGYLAKRGTPETPDALIDDKHDCLLLRYPGSKEYYWTLQTPDGPRKLEIGGPYDSDDGDVLTQWALEGRGIINKPLFEVKSYLNDGALVEILKDTPPASVQLAAIYPHKRFQDPKVRLMIDFMAERCQRMIGKMLE, encoded by the coding sequence ATGTCCTATCTTGATAATATCCGCGTCTTCGTCCGCGTCGTTGAACTCGGCACCCTCTCGTCGGCCGGCCGCGACCAGCGGGTGACGCCGGCTGTCGCCAGCAACCGCATCAAGGAGCTGGAGCGGCACCTTGGCGTGCGCCTGTTCAATCGCACGACGCGCAAGCTGTCGCCGACCGAACATGGCCGCGTGTTCTATCTCGGCGCCGTCAAGATCATCGAGGCGGTCAACGAGGCGGAAAGCGCGATTGCCGATCTCTCCCACAATCCGAAGGGATCGCTCAGGATAACCGCGCCGCTCGGCATCGGCCGCCGGCTGATCGCCTCGGGCATCCCCGAATTCCACGATAAATACCCGGATATTGAGGTGCGCCTGCGCCTCTCCGACCACAATGTCGATATCCTCAGCGAAGGCGTCGATGTCGCCTTCAAGCTCGGTGTGCTCGAGGATTCCAATCTGCGCATGCGCGGCATCCTCAACTGTCAGCGCGTCGTCTGCGCCGCCCCCGGCTATCTGGCAAAACGCGGCACGCCGGAGACGCCAGATGCGCTGATCGACGACAAGCACGACTGCCTGCTCCTGCGCTATCCCGGCTCCAAGGAATATTACTGGACGCTGCAGACCCCGGACGGCCCGCGCAAACTGGAAATCGGCGGCCCTTACGACAGCGACGATGGCGACGTCCTGACCCAATGGGCGCTCGAGGGCCGGGGCATCATCAACAAGCCGCTGTTCGAAGTGAAAAGCTATCTCAACGACGGCGCCCTGGTCGAAATCCTCAAGGACACGCCCCCCGCCAGCGTCCAGCTCGCCGCGATCTATCCGCACAAACGTTTCCAGGACCCGAAAGTCCGCCTGATGATCGATTTCATGGCCGAACGCTGTCAAAGAATGATCGGCAAGATGCTGGAGTGA
- a CDS encoding urate hydroxylase PuuD: protein MYEYAIAWDWLTFAVRWLHVITAIAWIGSSFYFVALDLGLRKRPDLPAGAYGEEWQVHGGGFYHIQKYLVAPANMPEHLIWFKWESYVTWLSGFGMLCLVYYAGADLYLIDPNVLDVSKPVAIGISLASLAFGWIIYDLLCKSPFGNDNTRLMVALYFILVAVAWGYTQLFTGRAAFLHLGAFTATIMSANVFFIIMPNQRIVVADLIAGRTPDAKYGRIAKQRSTHNNYLTLPVLFLMLSNHYPLAFGTQFNWIIASLVFLMGVTIRHYFNTRHANTGNPTWTWLATVLLFIVIMWLSTVPKVLTGEPEQVSAAQQPFVTAEAFPRVRDTILGRCAMCHAQEPGWEGMIKPPKGVVLESDAEIANHAREIYLQAGRSHAMPPANVTAVTDDERKLLVAWYETVVNGGKTQ, encoded by the coding sequence ATGTATGAATACGCCATTGCCTGGGACTGGCTGACCTTCGCCGTCCGCTGGCTCCACGTCATCACCGCCATCGCCTGGATCGGCTCGTCCTTTTATTTCGTCGCGCTCGACCTTGGCCTGCGCAAGCGGCCTGACCTTCCGGCCGGGGCCTATGGCGAGGAATGGCAGGTGCATGGCGGCGGCTTCTATCACATCCAGAAATATCTCGTCGCGCCCGCCAACATGCCGGAACACCTGATCTGGTTCAAATGGGAAAGCTACGTCACCTGGCTGTCCGGCTTCGGCATGCTGTGTCTGGTCTATTATGCCGGCGCCGATCTCTACCTGATCGACCCCAATGTGCTGGATGTTTCCAAGCCGGTTGCCATCGGCATCTCGCTGGCCTCGCTCGCCTTCGGCTGGATCATCTACGACCTGCTCTGCAAGTCGCCCTTCGGCAACGACAATACGCGGCTGATGGTGGCGCTCTATTTCATCCTGGTCGCGGTGGCGTGGGGGTATACGCAGCTGTTTACCGGCCGCGCCGCCTTCCTGCATCTGGGCGCCTTCACGGCGACCATCATGTCGGCCAACGTCTTCTTCATCATCATGCCGAACCAGCGCATCGTCGTCGCCGACCTGATCGCCGGGCGCACGCCGGATGCGAAATACGGCCGGATCGCCAAGCAGCGCTCGACGCATAACAATTACCTGACACTGCCCGTTCTGTTCCTGATGCTGTCGAACCATTATCCGCTGGCCTTCGGCACCCAGTTCAACTGGATTATCGCCTCGCTGGTGTTCCTGATGGGCGTGACCATCCGCCACTATTTCAACACCCGCCACGCCAATACCGGCAATCCGACCTGGACCTGGCTTGCGACCGTGCTCCTGTTCATCGTCATCATGTGGCTGTCGACCGTGCCGAAGGTCCTGACCGGCGAGCCGGAACAGGTGTCTGCGGCGCAGCAGCCTTTCGTCACGGCGGAGGCCTTTCCCAGGGTTCGCGACACAATCCTTGGCCGCTGTGCCATGTGCCATGCGCAGGAGCCGGGATGGGAAGGCATGATCAAGCCGCCCAAGGGCGTGGTGCTGGAGAGCGATGCTGAGATCGCCAATCATGCGCGGGAGATCTACCTGCAGGCCGGACGCAGCCACGCGATGCCGCCGGCAAACGTGACGGCCGTGACCGACGACGAGCGCAAGCTTCTGGTCGCCTGGTACGAGACAGTTGTGAATGGAGGAAAAACCCAATGA
- the guaD gene encoding guanine deaminase, whose protein sequence is MSELLIRGRVLTFIDEPKSIDDTASYLTVDDGAVLVRDGKIAAVGDYADIRKSAGPGVAVADHRPHLILPGLIDTHLHFPQTQAIASYGAQLMEWLNTYIFVEEQKFAEPDHAAFIAGRFMDELLANGTTTAVAYCSVHPQSVDAYFTAAEQRGMLMVGGKVMMDRNAPDALRDTPQTGYDETKRLIGKWHGRGRAHYAISPRFAITSTPEQMEMAKALVTEHRDCYVQTHLSENKDEIAFATSLYPDAKDYTDIYARYDLLTDKTLLGHCIYLSDREISVLAETGAVGVFCPTSNLFLGSGLFDRDRFDRLGARWSVATDVGAGTSFSMLETMDEAYKVLHLQGQRLSPLNSFYRMTLGNARSLGLQDRIGSLHVGADADIVVLDSSGKSAMELRMRTAKSLVEELFILQTMGDDRCVAEVYVAGKAMKTRKAGIPARTLETA, encoded by the coding sequence ATGAGCGAACTCCTGATCCGTGGACGCGTGCTGACCTTTATCGATGAGCCCAAGAGTATCGATGATACCGCATCCTATCTGACCGTGGACGATGGCGCGGTTCTGGTGCGCGACGGCAAAATCGCCGCCGTCGGCGATTACGCCGATATCCGCAAGTCTGCCGGTCCCGGCGTTGCGGTGGCCGATCACCGGCCCCATCTCATCCTGCCGGGATTGATCGATACGCATCTGCATTTCCCGCAGACCCAGGCGATTGCATCCTATGGCGCGCAGCTGATGGAATGGCTGAACACCTATATTTTCGTGGAGGAACAGAAATTCGCCGAGCCGGACCATGCGGCCTTCATTGCCGGCCGGTTCATGGACGAGCTTTTGGCCAATGGCACGACGACGGCTGTTGCCTATTGTTCGGTGCATCCGCAAAGCGTGGACGCCTATTTCACGGCCGCCGAACAGCGCGGCATGCTGATGGTCGGCGGCAAGGTGATGATGGACCGCAATGCGCCGGACGCGCTGCGCGACACGCCGCAAACGGGCTATGACGAGACCAAGCGGCTCATTGGAAAATGGCATGGACGAGGCCGGGCGCACTATGCGATCAGCCCGCGCTTTGCCATCACCTCGACGCCTGAGCAGATGGAGATGGCAAAGGCGCTGGTGACGGAACATCGCGATTGCTACGTGCAGACGCATCTGTCGGAAAACAAGGACGAGATCGCCTTTGCCACCTCGCTCTATCCGGACGCGAAAGACTATACCGACATCTATGCCCGCTACGATCTTTTGACGGACAAGACGCTGCTGGGGCATTGCATCTATCTCAGCGACCGGGAAATCTCGGTGCTGGCCGAGACCGGCGCGGTCGGCGTGTTCTGCCCGACATCCAACCTCTTCCTCGGCTCCGGCCTGTTCGACCGCGACCGGTTCGACCGGCTCGGCGCCCGCTGGTCGGTGGCGACCGATGTCGGGGCGGGCACCAGCTTCTCGATGCTGGAAACGATGGACGAGGCTTACAAGGTGCTGCACCTGCAGGGCCAACGGCTGTCGCCGCTCAATTCCTTCTATCGGATGACGCTCGGCAACGCCCGGTCGCTCGGGCTCCAGGACCGTATCGGCTCGCTGCATGTGGGCGCCGACGCCGATATCGTCGTCCTCGATTCCAGCGGCAAATCGGCGATGGAACTGCGGATGCGCACCGCAAAATCGCTGGTGGAAGAGCTGTTCATTCTGCAGACCATGGGCGATGACCGGTGTGTGGCCGAGGTCTATGTGGCCGGCAAGGCGATGAAAACGCGCAAGGCCGGTATTCCGGCACGGACGCTGGAGACAGCGTGA
- a CDS encoding glycoside hydrolase family 25 protein, with product MRFSAVPAILLAGLLVAGCTSSSGPESLVAGLPSKETTSSVSAGPVPTADVGAVIAQAESHPEQLAWAGQVPQSQAFESVTTEGMAVPAERPVAMIMPDNPGLGTARTRRAQIYSRQFRDAHPINFGKASPRKLAVHGVDVSRWQGEMDWAKLRTQGANFAYIKATDGGDHLDPMFRTNWKRAKDAGLKRGAYHFFYWCRTAGEQADWFIRNVPRDPDALPPVIDVEYNGESSCKYRLSRAQAIEKMQVFMDKLERHYRKRPVIYTAPDFYRDNLTGEFKNYPFWLRSVAAHPSQVYPGRKWLFWQYSGSGLSHGVEGRIDLNVFHGSEEDWHHWAARS from the coding sequence ATGCGTTTTTCGGCTGTTCCAGCGATCCTTCTTGCCGGCCTTCTGGTGGCGGGTTGCACATCGAGTTCCGGGCCGGAAAGCCTGGTGGCGGGGCTACCGTCGAAAGAGACGACCAGTTCCGTCTCCGCAGGGCCAGTGCCCACCGCCGATGTCGGCGCGGTGATCGCGCAGGCGGAAAGTCATCCCGAGCAACTGGCCTGGGCCGGGCAGGTGCCGCAATCGCAGGCGTTCGAATCCGTCACGACCGAAGGCATGGCAGTTCCGGCCGAGCGTCCGGTAGCGATGATCATGCCGGACAATCCGGGGCTCGGCACCGCGCGCACCCGGCGCGCGCAAATCTACAGCCGCCAGTTCCGCGATGCCCATCCGATCAATTTCGGCAAGGCCTCGCCGCGCAAGCTCGCCGTGCACGGCGTCGACGTGTCGCGCTGGCAGGGCGAGATGGACTGGGCGAAGCTGCGCACCCAAGGGGCGAACTTCGCCTATATCAAGGCGACCGATGGTGGCGACCATCTCGACCCGATGTTCAGGACGAACTGGAAACGGGCAAAGGATGCCGGGCTGAAGCGCGGCGCCTATCACTTCTTCTATTGGTGCCGCACCGCCGGCGAACAGGCAGACTGGTTCATCCGCAACGTGCCGCGCGACCCCGACGCGCTGCCGCCCGTCATCGACGTCGAATATAACGGCGAATCCAGCTGCAAATATCGCCTGTCGCGGGCCCAGGCGATCGAGAAGATGCAGGTGTTCATGGACAAGCTGGAGCGCCATTACCGCAAGCGTCCGGTAATCTACACCGCACCGGATTTCTACCGCGACAACCTGACGGGCGAGTTCAAGAACTATCCCTTCTGGCTGCGCTCGGTGGCCGCGCACCCGTCGCAGGTCTATCCGGGCCGCAAGTGGCTGTTCTGGCAATATTCGGGATCTGGGCTCTCGCACGGTGTCGAAGGCCGGATCGATCTCAATGTCTTCCATGGCAGCGAAGAGGACTGGCATCACTGGGCGGCGCGTAGCTGA
- a CDS encoding IclR family transcriptional regulator, whose translation MPEKPPSPDHLRAKPGRKASENAVPSSVQVLDRSLKLLDLVASGDGAALTDLSDQSGMAPSTVHRLLTALAGHGMVTHDTETGAWTIGLKAFEIGNAFLRFRKLGTISRPFLKQLMEHSGETANIGIEDGGDVVFVSQVESHAPMRAFFRPGRRGPIHASGIGKAILSTWETAAIERLLSRQPLMRFTEKTRDTLPRLLSDIETIRSRGWSIDDEEHTLGMRCLAAPIFNEYGEAIAGISISGPAVRLPDGTLAALGPVVKAAADGVTQAMGGRREDGQKHSA comes from the coding sequence ATGCCCGAAAAGCCACCATCCCCGGATCATCTGCGCGCCAAGCCCGGCCGCAAGGCCAGCGAAAATGCCGTTCCCTCCTCCGTGCAGGTGCTCGACCGCAGCCTGAAGCTGCTCGATCTCGTCGCCAGCGGCGATGGTGCGGCGCTCACCGACCTGTCAGATCAGTCCGGCATGGCGCCCTCCACAGTGCACCGGCTGCTGACGGCGCTTGCGGGGCACGGCATGGTCACCCACGATACCGAGACCGGCGCCTGGACGATCGGGCTGAAAGCTTTCGAGATTGGCAATGCCTTCCTGCGCTTCCGCAAGCTCGGCACGATCAGCCGCCCCTTCCTGAAACAGCTGATGGAACACTCGGGCGAAACCGCCAATATCGGCATCGAGGATGGCGGCGATGTCGTCTTCGTTTCGCAGGTGGAAAGCCACGCCCCGATGCGCGCCTTCTTCCGCCCCGGCCGCCGCGGCCCCATCCACGCCTCGGGCATCGGCAAGGCGATCCTGTCCACCTGGGAGACCGCCGCCATCGAACGCCTGCTGTCGCGCCAGCCGCTGATGCGCTTCACGGAAAAAACCCGCGATACACTGCCCAGGCTCCTCAGCGATATCGAAACCATCCGCTCACGCGGCTGGTCGATCGACGACGAGGAGCATACGCTCGGCATGCGCTGCCTTGCCGCCCCGATCTTCAACGAATATGGCGAGGCAATCGCTGGGATTTCCATATCGGGGCCAGCTGTCAGGCTCCCCGACGGGACGCTCGCGGCGCTGGGTCCGGTGGTGAAAGCCGCAGCCGACGGCGTGACGCAGGCCATGGGCGGACGCCGGGAGGACGGCCAAAAGCACAGCGCTTGA
- the gcl gene encoding glyoxylate carboligase has protein sequence MAKMRAVDAAVLVLEKEGVDCAFGVPGAAINPFYSALKARGSVRHILARHVEGASHMAEGYTRAKHGNIGVCIGTSGPAGTDMITGLYSAQADSIPILCITGQAPRARLDKEDFQAVDIARIAGPLTKWAVTVMEPALVPFVFQKAFHLMRSGRPGPVLIDLPVDVQLAEIEFDIDTYAPLEAYKPAATRAQAEKAIAMLNAADRPLIVAGGGIINADASDLLTEFAEITGIPVIPTLMGWGTIPDDHPLMAGMCGLQTSHRYGNANLLASDFVLGVGNRWANRHTGNVPTYTEGRTFVHVDIEPTQIGRVFAPDFGIVSDAGAALKLFLDVATEWKTAGKLKDWSGWAQECRERKRTMLRKTHFDQTPLKPQRVYEEMNKAFGRDTCYVSTIGLSQIAGAQFLHVYKPRNWINCGQAGPLGWTLPAALGVRAADPERTIVALSGDYDFQFMIEELAVGAQHKLPYLHVVVNNSYLGLIRQAQRGLNMDFEVSLAFDNINHSGDAEKGYGVDHVAVAEGLGCKAIRVRSPNEFQEAFSRAKDLMNEHQVPVVIEFILERVTNISMGADINAVVEFEELAERGEDAPTAILALLD, from the coding sequence ATGGCGAAAATGCGCGCAGTCGATGCGGCGGTTCTGGTTCTGGAGAAGGAGGGCGTCGATTGCGCCTTCGGGGTTCCGGGGGCTGCAATCAATCCTTTTTACTCGGCGCTGAAGGCGCGCGGTTCGGTGCGCCATATCCTGGCGCGGCATGTCGAGGGCGCTTCCCATATGGCGGAGGGCTATACCCGCGCCAAACATGGCAATATCGGCGTCTGCATCGGCACTTCGGGTCCGGCCGGGACCGACATGATCACCGGGCTTTATTCGGCCCAGGCGGATTCGATCCCGATCCTGTGCATCACCGGCCAGGCGCCGCGTGCGCGGCTCGACAAGGAGGATTTTCAGGCGGTCGATATCGCCCGGATTGCCGGGCCGCTGACCAAATGGGCCGTCACCGTCATGGAGCCGGCGCTGGTGCCGTTCGTGTTCCAGAAGGCGTTTCACCTGATGCGGTCGGGCCGTCCCGGTCCGGTGCTGATCGACCTGCCGGTCGATGTGCAGCTGGCCGAAATCGAATTCGATATCGATACCTACGCACCGCTGGAGGCCTATAAGCCAGCCGCGACGCGGGCGCAGGCCGAAAAGGCGATTGCCATGCTGAACGCGGCGGACCGTCCGCTGATCGTCGCCGGTGGTGGTATCATCAATGCCGATGCGTCCGATCTGCTCACCGAATTTGCCGAAATCACCGGCATCCCGGTCATTCCGACGCTGATGGGCTGGGGCACGATCCCCGACGATCATCCGCTGATGGCCGGCATGTGCGGGCTGCAGACTTCGCACCGCTACGGCAATGCCAATCTTTTAGCCTCGGATTTCGTGCTGGGTGTCGGCAACCGCTGGGCAAACCGCCATACCGGCAATGTGCCGACCTATACCGAGGGCCGCACCTTCGTGCATGTCGATATCGAGCCGACCCAGATCGGCCGGGTGTTTGCGCCGGATTTCGGCATCGTCTCGGATGCCGGTGCTGCACTGAAACTGTTCCTCGATGTCGCCACCGAATGGAAGACGGCGGGCAAGCTGAAGGACTGGTCGGGCTGGGCGCAGGAATGCCGCGAGCGCAAGCGCACGATGCTGCGCAAGACGCATTTCGACCAGACGCCGCTGAAGCCGCAGCGTGTCTACGAGGAGATGAACAAGGCCTTCGGCCGCGACACCTGCTACGTCTCGACCATCGGGCTCAGCCAGATCGCCGGCGCGCAGTTCCTGCACGTTTACAAGCCGCGCAACTGGATCAATTGCGGCCAGGCGGGACCGCTCGGCTGGACGCTGCCGGCCGCGCTCGGCGTACGGGCGGCTGATCCGGAGCGGACGATCGTGGCGCTGTCGGGCGACTATGATTTCCAGTTCATGATCGAGGAACTGGCCGTCGGCGCCCAGCACAAGCTGCCCTACCTGCATGTGGTCGTGAACAATTCCTATCTTGGCCTCATCCGCCAGGCGCAGCGCGGGCTGAACATGGATTTCGAAGTGAGCCTCGCCTTCGACAATATCAACCATTCCGGCGATGCGGAAAAGGGCTACGGCGTCGATCACGTCGCGGTGGCGGAAGGGCTGGGGTGCAAGGCGATCCGGGTCCGGAGCCCCAACGAATTCCAGGAGGCATTTTCGCGGGCGAAGGACCTGATGAACGAGCACCAGGTGCCCGTCGTCATCGAATTCATCCTCGAGCGTGTCACCAATATTTCGATGGGCGCCGACATCAATGCGGTGGTCGAGTTCGAGGAACTGGCCGAACGCGGCGAGGATGCGCCGACCGCTATCCTGGCACTGCTCGACTGA